The Lipingzhangella halophila genome segment GCGCGTTGTCCCCGGTGCGCAGGTACTCCTCACGCACCCGGCTGAGCAGGAACAGCTCGTAGTCCATCGCCAGGCCGAACGCGACGATCAGGATCAGCACCGGGAAGGTCGGGTCGATCGTCCCGACGGGGTCGAAACCGAACACGGGCGCCAGGTGCCCTTCCTGGAACCCCCATATGACCACGCCCAGGGACGCGCCGAGCGAGAGGAACCCCATCAGCACCGCCTTCAGGGGCAGCACCACCGAGCCGAAGGCGACGAAGAGCAGCACGAACGTCACGATCGTGATGAACGCCAGGGTCGCCGGGATGGCCTCGACGATCGCGTCGACGTTGTCGAGCTGGATCGCGGCCATCCCGCCGACCAGGACCTCCTCGGCGCCCTCCGGCGGCGGGGTGTCGCGGATGGCGCGCACCAGGTCACCGGTCGCGGCATCGTCGACCTCGCCCTCGTAGTCGACGGTGACGTGCGCGATACCGTCACCGGTCCGCGCCACGTCGGCGCCCTCGGCCCCGTGGAGGTCGGCGAGGCGCGACACGTAGTCGTCCAGGGCCCCGTCGCTGGGCTCGCCGACCACCGCGACGTCCATCTGGCGGATTCCGCCGGCCGGGAAGTCCTCCTCGAGCGACTCCGTCGCGACCCGGGTGTCGGCGCCGGAGGGCAGGTACCGGTGGTCGGTGGAGCCCAGGTCGGTTTGCAGCAGCGCGCCCGCGAAGGAGCACAGCGTGGCCCCGACCACGACAATGTAGAGAGCGGGCCGCCGCATGACGTGCCCGGCGAACCGCGACCAGGGGCCGGTGCGCGCGGCGATGGCGCCGGTGAGTGTCCGGCGGGCGAACGGGAGCCGGAGCGCGTCGATCCGGCGGCCGATCACGGAGAGCAGCGCGGGCAGCACCACGAGGGCGGCCAGCACGTCGAACAGCACGACCGCGATCCCGCCGAGCCCGATCGAGCGCATGATCGGCTGGGGGAAGAACAGCAGCCCGGCGAAGGCGATCAGCACCGTGACACCGGAGAACGCCACGGTACGGCCGGCCGTGGCCAGGGTGCGGCGCAGCACGGTCTCCATGTCCGCACCCCGCGCGTACTCCTCCCGGTACCGGCTCACTATGAACAGGCCGTAGTCGATGGCCAGCCCGAGCCCGAGAATCGTCGCCACGTTGATCGCGAACACCGAGACCTCGGTGACCGAGGCGAGACCGCGCAGCAGCGTCAGCGAGCCGAGGATCGCCAGGCCGCCAACGGTGAGCGGCATCAGCGCGGCCACCAGCCCGCGGAAGATCGCGACCAGCAGGAGGAGCAGGAGCGGGAGCGAGACCAGCTCGGCGCGGATGACATCGCTCTCCGCCTTCTCGGACAGCTCCGCCTCCAGCGCCACGGGCCCGCCGAGGTAGCTGTCGAGCTGGCCGGCGCTGAGGTCGTTCTCGATCTCCTCGAACGTGGCCAGGCGTTCCTCGCGGTCGTCCCCCTCCAGGGTGATCGGTACGTAGGTGGCGTGCCGGTCCTCGGATACCAGCGCGCCGCGTTCGCGGTCGCTCAGGTCCTCGTCGAGGTAGGACGTGACCTCGACCACCTTCTCCTCCGGCAGGTCGTCCAGCATCTGCTGGACGGAGAAGGCGAACATCCGGTTGTCGATCTCCAGCTCGCCGCTGCGGTAGACCGCGATGACATCGGCGTCGTCGTGCCCGAGCTCCTCCTCCAGGAGCTCGC includes the following:
- a CDS encoding MMPL family transporter; this translates as MFASLGRFGHRARAWVLVASALFVAFAAVWGSGVFDRVSEGGFEDPESESMRAGELLEEELGHDDADVIAVYRSGELEIDNRMFAFSVQQMLDDLPEEKVVEVTSYLDEDLSDRERGALVSEDRHATYVPITLEGDDREERLATFEEIENDLSAGQLDSYLGGPVALEAELSEKAESDVIRAELVSLPLLLLLLVAIFRGLVAALMPLTVGGLAILGSLTLLRGLASVTEVSVFAINVATILGLGLAIDYGLFIVSRYREEYARGADMETVLRRTLATAGRTVAFSGVTVLIAFAGLLFFPQPIMRSIGLGGIAVVLFDVLAALVVLPALLSVIGRRIDALRLPFARRTLTGAIAARTGPWSRFAGHVMRRPALYIVVVGATLCSFAGALLQTDLGSTDHRYLPSGADTRVATESLEEDFPAGGIRQMDVAVVGEPSDGALDDYVSRLADLHGAEGADVARTGDGIAHVTVDYEGEVDDAATGDLVRAIRDTPPPEGAEEVLVGGMAAIQLDNVDAIVEAIPATLAFITIVTFVLLFVAFGSVVLPLKAVLMGFLSLGASLGVVIWGFQEGHLAPVFGFDPVGTIDPTFPVLILIVAFGLAMDYELFLLSRVREEYLRTGDNAHSVAAGLQRTGSIITSAALLLIVVLAAMGTSDLLLLQIIGIGLAVAVVVDATLVRAILVPAAMRLLGRANWWLPRPLRRLHDRIGISEDDGGHILEEPETVADTGR